In Saccharothrix syringae, the following are encoded in one genomic region:
- a CDS encoding MOSC domain-containing protein: MVGRVHAVHRYPVKSMAGEVLEAADLSWHGVVDDRRWGFVREGRVRDGFPWLTARQRPDLVLHRPRLVGRTVVVRTPAGREHDVADPALAALLGARPMKLDRGTFDSAPVSLISTRSVAAVGAGDARRFRPNLVVETDGDEDDWVGWAVAVGGAVLRIDRRDRRCAVVSVDPDTGERDRSVLRAIARGHDMALGVYASVVVPGRIAVGDAVVPVSEGAPALL, translated from the coding sequence GTGGTCGGTCGGGTTCACGCGGTCCACCGGTACCCGGTCAAGTCGATGGCGGGCGAGGTGCTGGAGGCGGCCGACCTGTCGTGGCACGGGGTGGTCGACGACCGGCGGTGGGGTTTCGTGCGCGAGGGCCGCGTGCGCGACGGGTTCCCGTGGCTGACCGCCAGGCAACGCCCCGACCTGGTGCTGCACCGGCCCCGCCTGGTGGGTCGGACCGTCGTGGTGCGCACGCCTGCCGGGCGGGAGCACGACGTGGCGGACCCGGCGCTGGCCGCGCTGCTGGGCGCGCGGCCCATGAAGCTGGACCGGGGCACGTTCGACTCCGCGCCGGTCTCGCTGATCTCCACGCGCAGCGTCGCGGCGGTGGGCGCGGGTGACGCGCGCCGGTTCCGGCCCAACCTGGTGGTGGAGACGGACGGCGACGAGGACGACTGGGTGGGGTGGGCGGTGGCGGTGGGCGGGGCGGTGCTGCGGATCGACCGCCGGGACCGGCGGTGCGCGGTGGTGTCGGTGGACCCGGACACCGGTGAGCGCGACCGGTCGGTGCTGCGGGCGATCGCCCGTGGGCACGACATGGCGTTGGGGGTGTACGCGTCGGTGGTGGTGCCCGGCCGCATCGCCGTCGGTGACGCCGTGGTGCCCGTGTCGGAAGGGGCGCCGGCACTGCTCTGA
- a CDS encoding carboxymuconolactone decarboxylase family protein, with amino-acid sequence MSTRFNLFDNEVALKFAKRFANAGLVVRQSTLPRSTQELVSLRASQVNGCGWCIDMHVKEAAAAGEDPVRLHLVAAWRESTVFTEAERAALALAEEGTRLADAHGGVSDETWARVREHYDDDQVAALVSLVALINAANRLAVIVHQKGGSYQVGAFAAFE; translated from the coding sequence ATGAGCACCCGGTTCAACCTGTTCGACAACGAGGTCGCGCTCAAGTTCGCCAAGCGGTTCGCCAACGCCGGGCTGGTGGTCCGGCAGTCGACGCTGCCGAGGTCCACGCAGGAGCTGGTGTCGTTGCGCGCCAGCCAGGTCAACGGCTGCGGGTGGTGCATCGACATGCACGTTAAGGAGGCCGCGGCCGCCGGTGAGGACCCGGTCCGACTGCACCTGGTCGCCGCCTGGCGGGAGTCCACGGTGTTCACCGAGGCCGAGCGGGCTGCGCTGGCGCTGGCCGAGGAGGGCACCCGGCTGGCCGACGCGCACGGGGGCGTGAGCGACGAGACGTGGGCGCGGGTGCGCGAGCACTACGACGACGACCAGGTCGCGGCGCTGGTGTCGCTGGTCGCCCTGATCAACGCGGCCAACCGGCTCGCCGTGATCGTGCACCAGAAGGGCGGTTCCTACCAGGTCGGTGCGTTCGCGGCGTTCGAGTGA
- a CDS encoding LysR family transcriptional regulator gives MDVHGRDLNYFVAVAEERHFTRAAERLFVSQPALSKQIRALERQLGAPLFERDRRQVRLTPVGAALLPHAERIVAEWSRARAAVESAKAARRTTLVAGMSTSPGRGLLSALRMRLVVGFPDARLTPRQVGWGDPTAGLADGSADVGFVWLPVPDAERYRWVVVAREPRLVALPAGHPLAGREGVDFAELLDEPFLALPESAGPARDHWLVTDARGGREPVIGAEISSAEEAHEAVANGDGVVLLAAGNAPLIARDEVVVRPVTGVAPCELAVAWRADDTRPLVLGYARAAADYARAVALPGAGARP, from the coding sequence ATGGACGTGCACGGGCGGGACCTGAACTACTTCGTCGCGGTCGCCGAGGAGCGGCACTTCACCCGGGCCGCCGAACGGCTGTTCGTGTCGCAGCCCGCGCTGAGCAAGCAGATCCGCGCCCTGGAGCGGCAGCTCGGCGCGCCGCTGTTCGAGCGCGACCGGCGGCAGGTGCGGCTGACCCCGGTCGGCGCCGCGCTGCTGCCGCACGCCGAGCGGATCGTCGCGGAGTGGTCGCGGGCGCGGGCGGCGGTCGAGTCCGCGAAAGCCGCCCGGCGGACGACGCTGGTGGCGGGCATGAGCACCAGCCCCGGCCGCGGCCTGCTGTCCGCCCTGCGGATGCGGTTGGTCGTGGGGTTCCCCGACGCCAGGCTCACCCCGCGCCAGGTCGGCTGGGGTGATCCGACGGCCGGGCTCGCCGACGGCTCGGCCGACGTCGGCTTCGTCTGGCTGCCGGTGCCCGACGCGGAGCGGTACCGGTGGGTGGTGGTCGCGCGGGAACCGCGACTGGTGGCGCTCCCCGCCGGGCACCCGCTGGCCGGCCGGGAGGGCGTCGACTTCGCCGAGCTGCTGGACGAGCCGTTCCTCGCGCTCCCGGAATCCGCCGGCCCCGCGCGGGACCACTGGCTGGTGACGGACGCGCGCGGCGGCCGGGAACCGGTGATCGGCGCGGAGATCTCCAGTGCCGAGGAGGCCCACGAGGCGGTGGCGAACGGCGACGGCGTGGTGCTGCTGGCCGCCGGGAACGCGCCGCTGATCGCCAGGGACGAGGTGGTGGTGCGCCCGGTCACCGGGGTGGCGCCCTGCGAGCTGGCGGTCGCCTGGCGGGCGGACGACACCCGACCCCTGGTCCTCGGTTACGCCCGCGCCGCGGCGGACTACGCCCGCGCGGTGGCGCTGCCCGGGGCGGGCGCGAGACCGTGA
- a CDS encoding oxidoreductase: MNNPRVWLVTGANSGFGRAITEEAVAAGDTVVAAVRRPEALADLVAAHPDRVDPVRLDVTDTARVDEVVADVLARHGRIDVLVNNAGRTQVGAVEETTEAELRYLFDLHFFGPAALIRAVLPSMRARRGGAVVNLSSVGGQLSFAGFSAYSATKFALEGLSEALADEVREFGIKVLVVEPGAFRTNLFGAGAAHFSAEDPAYAGSSGRTREFVRTGHGGQAGDPAKAAAAIRTALDADHTPLRLPLGDDSVDGILGHLDAVRAEIATWERVARDTKFD, encoded by the coding sequence ATGAACAACCCCAGGGTATGGCTGGTGACCGGCGCGAACAGCGGCTTCGGCCGGGCGATCACCGAGGAGGCGGTCGCCGCGGGCGACACCGTGGTCGCGGCCGTCCGCCGCCCGGAGGCGCTGGCCGACCTGGTGGCCGCCCACCCCGACCGGGTGGACCCGGTCCGGCTGGACGTCACCGACACCGCGCGGGTCGACGAGGTGGTCGCGGACGTGCTGGCCCGGCACGGCCGGATCGACGTGCTGGTGAACAACGCGGGCCGGACCCAGGTCGGCGCGGTCGAGGAGACCACCGAGGCCGAGCTGCGGTACCTGTTCGACCTGCACTTCTTCGGCCCGGCCGCGCTGATCCGCGCGGTGCTGCCGTCGATGCGGGCCCGGCGCGGCGGTGCGGTCGTGAACCTGAGCAGCGTCGGCGGGCAGCTCTCGTTCGCCGGGTTCTCCGCCTACAGCGCCACGAAGTTCGCGCTCGAAGGGCTGTCCGAGGCACTGGCCGACGAGGTCCGCGAGTTCGGCATCAAGGTGCTCGTGGTGGAGCCCGGCGCGTTCCGCACGAACCTGTTCGGCGCGGGCGCGGCCCACTTCAGCGCCGAGGACCCGGCCTACGCGGGCAGCTCGGGCCGGACCCGGGAGTTCGTCAGGACCGGGCACGGCGGGCAGGCGGGCGACCCGGCCAAGGCGGCCGCGGCCATCCGCACCGCGCTCGACGCCGACCACACCCCGCTGCGGCTCCCGCTCGGCGACGACTCGGTGGACGGGATCCTCGGCCACCTCGACGCCGTGCGCGCGGAGATCGCCACGTGGGAGCGGGTCGCCCGCGACACGAAGTTCGACTGA
- a CDS encoding NADP-dependent oxidoreductase encodes MRAVVVRSYGGPEVLEVADVPEPVPAAGQVLVRVAAAAVNPVDLQTRSGDLAGLIPARDVIGLGWDVAGTVGAVGPGVAGFAVGDRVAGLSDRLALPAKTHAEQVVLDADAVASLPVGADLVAAATLPLNALTAAQALDLVRGETLLVTGAAGGVGGYAVELAARQGMRVVAAAGDGDEQVVRELGATHFVPRSAELGTAVRRLVPGGVDAVVDAASLGYAALDAVRGGGAYVAVLGGAPLPLRGIRVSNVWIRADGARLAELVASGLRTRVAGTLPLEEVAEAHRRLAGGGVRGRLVLVP; translated from the coding sequence GTGAGAGCCGTGGTGGTGCGCTCCTACGGGGGCCCTGAAGTGCTGGAAGTGGCGGACGTCCCGGAGCCGGTGCCGGCGGCCGGGCAGGTGCTGGTCCGGGTCGCCGCCGCCGCGGTCAACCCGGTGGACCTGCAAACCCGGTCCGGTGACCTGGCCGGGCTCATCCCGGCCCGGGACGTGATCGGCCTGGGGTGGGACGTGGCCGGGACGGTCGGGGCGGTCGGTCCCGGGGTGGCCGGGTTCGCGGTGGGCGACCGGGTGGCGGGGCTGTCCGACCGGTTGGCGCTGCCCGCGAAGACCCACGCCGAGCAGGTGGTCCTGGACGCCGACGCGGTCGCTTCGTTGCCTGTGGGGGCCGACCTGGTGGCCGCCGCGACGCTGCCGCTGAACGCGTTGACCGCCGCCCAGGCGCTGGACCTGGTGCGGGGGGAGACGCTGCTGGTCACCGGCGCGGCCGGCGGTGTGGGCGGGTACGCGGTGGAGCTGGCCGCGCGGCAGGGTATGCGGGTGGTCGCCGCTGCGGGCGACGGTGACGAGCAGGTGGTCCGCGAGCTGGGTGCGACGCACTTCGTGCCCAGGTCGGCGGAGCTGGGCACGGCCGTGCGCCGGCTCGTGCCCGGTGGGGTGGACGCCGTCGTCGACGCGGCCTCGCTCGGGTACGCGGCGCTGGACGCGGTGCGCGGCGGTGGCGCCTACGTGGCCGTGCTGGGCGGTGCGCCCCTGCCGCTGCGCGGGATCCGGGTGTCGAACGTGTGGATCCGCGCCGACGGTGCCCGGTTGGCCGAGCTGGTCGCGAGTGGGCTGCGGACGCGCGTCGCGGGCACCCTGCCGCTGGAGGAGGTGGCCGAGGCCCACCGGCGGCTGGCCGGGGGTGGGGTGCGCGGACGGCTGGTGCTCGTGCCCTGA
- a CDS encoding winged helix-turn-helix transcriptional regulator, with translation MTTTAAQQRARQRQAYDAYLAECPARQLLNRIADKWVTLVLTALADGPRRYGELSRTIAGVSQKMLTQTLRGLERDGLLTRTVTASVPVRVDYELTALGRSLLPVVASIKAWAESHIEQVRSARVEYDQAGPDRPGRPS, from the coding sequence ATGACGACGACCGCCGCGCAACAACGCGCCCGACAGCGCCAGGCGTACGACGCCTACCTGGCCGAGTGCCCGGCGCGGCAGCTGCTGAACCGCATCGCCGACAAGTGGGTCACCCTCGTGCTCACCGCCCTGGCCGACGGCCCCCGCCGCTACGGCGAGCTGAGCCGCACCATCGCGGGCGTCAGCCAGAAGATGCTGACCCAGACGCTGCGCGGCCTGGAGCGCGACGGCCTGCTCACCCGGACCGTGACCGCGTCGGTGCCCGTGCGGGTGGACTACGAGCTGACCGCCCTGGGCCGCAGCCTGCTGCCGGTCGTGGCGTCGATCAAGGCGTGGGCCGAGTCGCACATCGAGCAGGTGAGGTCCGCCCGCGTCGAGTACGACCAGGCCGGACCTGACCGGCCCGGACGCCCGTCCTGA
- a CDS encoding alpha/beta fold hydrolase, whose product MATERLLLGDGAELHVVRSGPPEAELTVVLAHGYALDHRSWHRVVAALPASVQVISYDHRGHGASSPADKETATIEQLGDDLGELVERLVERGRVVIAGHSMGGMAAMAMAERRPRLYRQVVAGVVFVSTASTGLAETSLAWPKSVGKLVRELERAFGPLVRTIREKIEPAKTAGLRWWLFGDEPRQEDVDLTADMVWAHWPETVALFRPAVDRYDREAALTVAGERPVIAIVGDEDRLVPESNAKELASIVGGESVVVENAGHMLPLEAPAEVAAQVMALAG is encoded by the coding sequence ATGGCGACCGAGCGGTTGCTGCTGGGGGACGGGGCGGAGCTCCACGTGGTGCGCAGCGGTCCGCCCGAGGCGGAGCTGACCGTCGTCCTCGCGCACGGCTACGCGCTGGACCACCGCAGCTGGCACCGGGTCGTGGCCGCGCTGCCGGCGTCGGTGCAGGTCATCTCCTACGACCACCGCGGGCACGGCGCCTCGTCGCCCGCGGACAAGGAGACCGCGACCATCGAGCAGCTGGGCGACGACCTCGGCGAGCTGGTCGAGCGGCTGGTCGAGCGCGGCCGGGTGGTGATCGCCGGTCACTCCATGGGCGGCATGGCGGCGATGGCGATGGCCGAGCGCCGGCCCCGGCTCTACCGGCAGGTGGTGGCGGGCGTGGTGTTCGTGTCCACGGCCTCGACCGGCCTGGCCGAGACGTCGCTGGCCTGGCCCAAGTCGGTGGGCAAGCTGGTGCGCGAGCTGGAGCGGGCGTTCGGGCCGCTGGTGCGCACCATCCGGGAGAAGATCGAGCCGGCCAAGACCGCCGGGTTGCGCTGGTGGCTGTTCGGCGACGAGCCGCGCCAGGAGGACGTGGACCTGACCGCGGACATGGTGTGGGCGCACTGGCCGGAGACCGTCGCGCTGTTCCGCCCGGCGGTCGACCGCTACGACCGGGAGGCGGCGCTGACCGTGGCGGGGGAGCGGCCGGTGATCGCGATCGTGGGCGACGAGGACCGGCTGGTGCCCGAGTCCAACGCCAAGGAGCTGGCGTCGATCGTGGGCGGCGAGTCGGTGGTGGTGGAGAACGCGGGCCACATGCTGCCGCTGGAGGCACCGGCGGAGGTGGCCGCGCAGGTCATGGCGCTGGCCGGCTGA